From a single Cytophagales bacterium WSM2-2 genomic region:
- a CDS encoding glycosyl transferase, producing MGSQKEIVGIEIIKKAKTASGSQLFSILIPSWNNLPYLKLCIESIRKNSSFKHQIIVHINEGSDGTLQWISEQPDVDYVHSAKNIGVCYALNGCRSLIRTSYVVFMNDDMYVCPQWDKFLKDEIDSIGHPYFFLSSTAIEPEFSSNCAIQKSYGHSISTFTESKLLEEFATLPMNDWHGATWPPNIVHVDIWDLVGGYSSEFSPGLYSDPDFSMKLWNLGVRLFKGVSKSRVYHFGSKSVNRVKKNSGYYRFISKWHITSGTLSTKYLFRGEPYKGLLGEPVLGFSVRMKNLFKGIISLLR from the coding sequence ATGGGTTCACAAAAGGAGATTGTAGGGATTGAAATAATAAAAAAAGCAAAAACTGCCTCAGGAAGTCAGTTGTTTTCGATTTTGATTCCTTCGTGGAACAATCTTCCCTATCTGAAGCTTTGCATTGAAAGCATTCGGAAAAACTCTTCTTTCAAACATCAGATCATTGTTCACATTAATGAGGGGAGTGACGGTACGTTGCAATGGATTAGCGAGCAACCGGATGTGGATTATGTGCACAGTGCGAAAAACATAGGAGTTTGCTACGCGCTTAACGGCTGTAGGTCACTGATCCGTACCTCTTATGTCGTCTTCATGAATGACGATATGTATGTATGCCCGCAATGGGATAAGTTTCTAAAAGATGAGATTGACTCGATTGGGCATCCGTACTTTTTTCTTTCGTCTACTGCAATTGAACCGGAGTTTAGCAGTAACTGCGCAATCCAAAAAAGTTACGGACACTCGATCAGTACTTTCACTGAGTCCAAACTACTTGAGGAGTTTGCCACCTTGCCGATGAATGATTGGCACGGAGCAACCTGGCCACCGAACATCGTTCACGTTGATATATGGGACCTGGTTGGAGGCTACAGTTCTGAGTTTTCACCAGGCTTGTATTCTGATCCGGACTTTTCGATGAAGTTGTGGAACCTTGGTGTAAGGTTATTTAAAGGCGTAAGCAAAAGCCGCGTTTATCATTTCGGCTCAAAATCTGTAAACAGAGTCAAGAAAAACTCTGGCTATTACAGGTTTATTTCCAAATGGCATATTACCTCTGGCACACTCAGCACAAAATACTTATTCAGAGGAGAGCCTTATAAAGGTTTGCTGGGTGAGCCTGTTCTGGGCTTCTCGGTGAGAATGAAGAACTTGTTTAAAGGGATCATTTCTCTCCTTCGATAA
- the recX gene encoding recombinase RecX, whose translation MAANRQLKKSLTPAEALAKIYRYCAYQERPHQEVKNKLLEYGLRLSEADEILARLIVEGFLNEERYARSFAGGKFRMMKWGRLKIQRELEMKGLTAKCITRGLTEIDSKDYTKTLLGLLKKKLAQTSEPDLFKKKSKIARFVIGKGYEPELVWESINELVI comes from the coding sequence ATGGCGGCCAATCGTCAATTGAAAAAATCCTTGACACCGGCCGAGGCCCTTGCAAAAATTTATCGCTATTGCGCCTACCAGGAGCGCCCCCATCAAGAAGTAAAAAACAAATTGCTGGAGTACGGACTTCGTTTATCTGAAGCAGATGAAATTTTGGCGCGCCTGATCGTTGAGGGTTTTTTAAATGAAGAGCGGTATGCCAGATCATTTGCAGGGGGAAAGTTCCGAATGATGAAATGGGGGCGGTTGAAAATACAGCGTGAGCTCGAAATGAAGGGATTGACTGCAAAATGTATTACTCGGGGCCTTACTGAAATTGATTCCAAAGACTACACCAAAACTCTTTTGGGGCTTCTTAAAAAGAAGCTAGCTCAAACCAGCGAACCTGATCTATTTAAAAAGAAGAGCAAAATTGCCCGGTTCGTAATCGGTAAGGGATACGAACCGGAATTAGTGTGGGAGTCAATCAACGAGCTTGTGATTTGA
- the nusA gene encoding transcription termination/antitermination protein NusA, which yields MDASTLIESFADFAKQKNIDRPTMIRILEDVFRNMIRKKYVQDDNFDIIVNADKGDLEIWRFREIVEDESEDIWDHDKISLTEAQKIEPDFEVGEEVAEEIHLEDFGRRAVTTARQALMQKVKDLEKDILYQKYKDIVGEIISGEVYQVLSREVLLTDAEGNEISIPRNEQIQKDRYRKGETVRSIVHKVDMVNGSPKIILSRTSPVFLERLFEQEVPEVYDGLITIKKVVREPGERAKVAVESYDDRIDPVGACVGMKGSRIHAIVRELQNENIDVINYTENLELYIQRALSPAKIVSIKIDRENGRVAVFLKPDQVSLAIGKGGLNIKLASRLVGMEIDVFRETDGTGQEEDVDLDEFGDEVESWVIDELKRIGLDTAKSVLALNKEELVRRTDLEEETIEQVLGVLKKEFEQQQ from the coding sequence ATGGACGCATCAACATTAATTGAATCGTTTGCTGACTTTGCGAAGCAAAAGAACATCGACAGACCCACGATGATCCGCATCCTGGAAGATGTGTTTCGCAACATGATCCGCAAAAAATATGTGCAAGACGACAACTTCGACATCATTGTCAATGCAGACAAAGGCGATTTAGAAATCTGGCGTTTCCGCGAAATCGTTGAGGATGAATCGGAAGATATTTGGGATCACGATAAAATCAGCCTGACAGAAGCTCAAAAGATCGAACCTGATTTTGAGGTGGGAGAAGAAGTAGCAGAAGAAATTCATCTCGAAGACTTTGGTCGCAGGGCTGTCACTACAGCACGCCAGGCCTTGATGCAAAAAGTGAAAGACCTCGAGAAAGATATTCTTTATCAAAAATATAAAGACATCGTTGGTGAGATCATCAGTGGTGAAGTTTACCAGGTGTTGAGCCGTGAAGTGTTGTTGACGGATGCCGAAGGAAATGAAATTTCAATTCCGCGCAATGAGCAGATTCAGAAAGACCGGTACCGCAAAGGGGAGACCGTTCGTTCGATCGTTCACAAAGTGGATATGGTAAACGGAAGCCCTAAAATTATCTTGTCACGTACTTCACCCGTTTTCCTGGAGCGCTTGTTTGAACAGGAAGTACCTGAAGTTTACGATGGACTGATTACGATTAAGAAAGTGGTCCGTGAGCCTGGAGAAAGAGCTAAGGTAGCTGTGGAATCCTACGATGACCGCATCGATCCGGTGGGCGCTTGTGTTGGTATGAAAGGATCGCGCATTCATGCTATCGTTCGTGAATTGCAGAATGAGAATATTGACGTGATCAACTACACCGAAAACCTGGAATTGTACATTCAACGAGCCTTGAGTCCCGCAAAAATTGTAAGTATTAAAATCGATCGGGAAAATGGTCGTGTTGCTGTGTTCTTAAAACCTGACCAGGTCTCCCTGGCTATTGGCAAAGGCGGATTAAATATCAAACTGGCCAGCAGGTTGGTGGGCATGGAAATCGATGTGTTCCGCGAAACGGATGGCACAGGACAGGAAGAAGATGTCGATCTTGACGAATTCGGAGACGAAGTGGAAAGCTGGGTCATCGATGAACTTAAACGTATCGGTTTGGACACTGCCAAAAGTGTATTGGCATTAAATAAGGAAGAACTGGTGCGGAGAACTGACCTTGAAGAAGAGACAATCGAACAAGTTTTGGGTGTCCTCAAAAAGGAGTTTGAACAACAGCAGTAA
- the rimP gene encoding ribosome maturation factor RimP, producing MDLKEKIKELTQESLTNPAHFLVDVVVSKHKPMKFTVILDGDNGITVDDCSNLSRLLNNSLENLVEEHYTLEVSTPGLDHPLKLKRQFEKNKGRKLKVHLTNKNIVLGVLQQVESEKIGIEAEVKEGKKTETKAMEIPFAEIEKAFVTVSFK from the coding sequence ATGGATTTGAAGGAAAAAATAAAGGAACTGACGCAGGAAAGCCTGACAAACCCAGCCCATTTTTTAGTGGATGTGGTCGTGTCAAAGCATAAGCCCATGAAATTCACAGTAATTCTGGATGGCGACAACGGAATTACTGTTGACGACTGCTCTAACCTGAGTCGGTTGCTGAATAATTCGTTGGAAAACCTGGTGGAAGAGCATTACACGTTGGAAGTATCTACCCCTGGGCTTGATCACCCGCTCAAACTGAAGCGTCAGTTTGAAAAAAACAAGGGACGTAAATTGAAAGTGCACCTGACCAATAAAAACATTGTGCTTGGGGTGCTTCAGCAGGTGGAGTCTGAGAAAATCGGGATTGAGGCAGAAGTGAAAGAAGGAAAGAAAACAGAAACAAAAGCGATGGAGATACCATTCGCTGAAATTGAAAAGGCATTTGTAACCGTATCTTTTAAATAG
- a CDS encoding D-alanine--D-alanine ligase: protein MSHSIRNFYIKLSNWEYWPFGIIQLPLVFMWLWYALKERSLFYFTASNPGIYAGGMMGESKYEVLSLIPEDLKPTTLLIKVPASAEDVKKKIVDAGLRFPVIFKPDLGERGWMVRRIGNEGDVADYLKEIKIDFIIQELIDLPFEFGVYYTRFPEEENGFVNSITGKEFLHVEGDGEKTLRELIFDKDRARLQWGSLKEKCQDRLDEVIPAGEKVELVSIGNHCLGTMFLNNNDLITEKLSASFDRISKKIKGFYFGRFDLRCASIEDLENGKVKIVELNGCGAEPSHIYHPDASLWKGVADLITHWQNLYRISRENHERGVAYISFREGRAVYRKFRALKA from the coding sequence ATGAGCCACTCGATTCGCAATTTCTATATAAAGTTGTCGAACTGGGAGTATTGGCCATTTGGTATTATTCAGTTGCCTTTGGTTTTTATGTGGCTCTGGTATGCACTCAAGGAGCGGTCATTATTTTATTTTACAGCTTCGAACCCTGGCATTTATGCCGGAGGGATGATGGGTGAGTCAAAGTATGAAGTTCTTTCACTTATTCCCGAGGACCTTAAACCGACAACCTTACTAATCAAAGTTCCGGCCAGCGCAGAAGATGTCAAGAAAAAAATAGTTGATGCAGGTTTGCGTTTTCCCGTAATCTTCAAGCCTGATCTTGGCGAGCGTGGATGGATGGTGAGACGCATCGGAAATGAAGGCGATGTGGCCGATTACCTGAAAGAAATCAAAATTGATTTTATTATACAAGAGTTGATTGACTTACCTTTTGAATTTGGAGTTTATTACACCCGATTTCCGGAGGAAGAAAACGGATTCGTCAACTCGATCACCGGGAAGGAATTCCTTCATGTGGAAGGAGACGGTGAGAAGACATTACGTGAGTTGATCTTTGATAAAGACCGTGCCCGACTGCAGTGGGGGTCGTTAAAGGAAAAATGCCAGGACCGTCTTGATGAAGTTATTCCAGCGGGTGAAAAAGTCGAGCTTGTTTCGATTGGCAATCATTGTTTAGGTACCATGTTCCTCAACAACAATGATTTAATTACGGAGAAACTCTCTGCCTCTTTCGACAGGATCAGCAAAAAGATTAAAGGTTTTTATTTTGGACGCTTCGACTTGCGATGTGCGTCAATTGAAGATCTGGAAAACGGAAAAGTAAAAATCGTTGAGCTTAATGGCTGTGGCGCAGAACCATCACACATCTACCATCCGGATGCATCACTTTGGAAAGGTGTAGCCGATCTCATCACACATTGGCAAAACCTGTATCGTATAAGTCGCGAGAATCATGAACGCGGGGTTGCGTATATTTCGTTCCGTGAAGGCAGGGCGGTCTACAGAAAATTCAGGGCGCTAAAAGCCTGA